The genomic segment ACACATTCAGGAAAAATGAATGCTTTTTAATGTAAGAACTATGCACCATCGACAAAATGTGAAGTGGGCAATCGACTAAACGCAATGAGAAGTTGCTTTTACCAAGTTTAACGAACAAACTATCAAGAAACTGGAACTGGGCAAtttaaaaagaagataaaaaaacgAAGAGAAAGGAACCTGGAAGTTGCGTTGAAAGCTGTAACGGAGTTCGGGGTCAATCTCGAGGGAATCGTCATCGTCGTTATCGAATTTGGAATCGGCGGACTTGGGGCGAGGGACGTGCATTTTGGGAGTGGAGCCAGGCTGGTTGGTGACCTTGAGCTTGGCGTCTGCGAACTTGTTGGAGTTGTCTTGGTCGTCTCCTCTCCATGGTGCTTTGCTTAGCAGCTCTTTCTTTGTCTTTCCCATCAGTGCAATCTTTCTGGTATCTTCCTTTTTCCTCGTCCAAGTTAAGTGCGGAAGGGAAATAAGATAAGGATAGCTGTTCGACTGCAAGAGGATGGCTTTCCCATCAGGGACAAGGACTTCACCGCCCCCTGTAATTGGCACCAGGTAACACGggacaatttaattttaaaaaccaaacatatttaaatataatttgcatcttaaaactatttaaataaaaattttccaaaaaaattattttaaactaaataaatttgaagtttataattaatagttgattaacagttgttaattaaaatatcacatatcattttatacttataaCATGTCATAATTGATGTTAATGtgacattttaaaaaaagtactTATTTgacacaaaaaataaataatttgattgaatgtaataaaagaataaatatttatttaaatttttaaaataatttaaaatttttttcaagtattatgATAATTAAAAGTGTGAAAATGCAAACGAAATGTACCTGAGTATTTGTCTCATTAGTTGGTGCATAATCCCCTGCCTAAAGAGTAGGATTCGAATCTCCTTcccctaattataaaaaaaatgcaaaccAAATCAAAAAATCGAACCGAATAGAAGTGAATTCGATTTTTTCAATTCGATTAGTTTGATTTTTCAGATAATTTGGCTAGGGTAATTCGATTATTAAAGTTAATTTAGTTCGGTTTCGGTTAAAAAAATTCCTAACTAAACTTGAATAAGAGTATAAGGGGGTTTTtgtatgaaaaataaatcataaactatttgttattatttttatctatattttttaattatttattgtttatatGAGTATGCAtcttattcattttaattgtttatcaTCATCTTTAATAACTTGATAGTATTGattttatacaaataaaacaaGAATATTTTTAGGTTTGGTTTTCGAAAATCAAACTGAATTAATCGAATTAATTCGATTACGGTTAATTCGGTTATTTGTGAAATTCGATTTGATCTCgattatttttaaacataaatttaattagtttggTTATTAAATATCTAAGACTGAAATCAAACTAATCGAAATAATCATTTGCTTTACCCTAATGATAATATAAGTTCATTGAtactaatttcaacaaattAGTAAGATAAATGGCAATCAAAAAAGATTTGTAgaagttatttttttcattatttttatattttacttattttttattggatGTTTAGAGTGCTCGAGACAAAGATGCATAAGATATTAAAACgactatttttttataattgaaaaaaaagtttgaatcttattttataaataagaatattatatattaactaATTAGAAATGACTATCTTGACAACAAAAATGTTACTGGTACAGAGCAGAGGGCAAGCCATAAGCAGGCCAGGATCCAAACCAGGACAAGTTGCTAGGTTAGATAACCCAGGCCAAGGTGGTTTATGGGACTTAACCTAAAAAAAGGACCACTGAGGAGGGCAAAGGTGGTGTATGGGGACTTCTCCCCCATGCCATGGGCACGTAGGCTGTAACGGGTTCCTGTTTCTCTTGTGTTGTTCATAATGTGAATAGCATACTTCGTACCTTATATTTGGTGCCTACTTTTTCAACTCATACACAGTGAGAAACAAGATCCAAACGCAATTGCCCAAACGTGTAAAAGGCAGGAACACCCCAAAAGGCGACAAAAAATCATAGAATCCAATGGCGTAGGAGCATCCAGTCCACCCTTGATGAAGATGAGCAACCGtatcaacaatcaaaattagGTTTGTAAAATTCATTCAGTGtaatttgttatttgtcaaaaGTGGAAAGCTTGAAAGAGACTCGCGCTGATGCGGTTGTGATGAGCCTACGCAACAAGCCgacatctctctctctctctctctctctctcacaatttcttactttaatttttggatttttatgGTTACTTATTAGAGTAGTATGAAGCCTATCTCTGCTCCTCACTTGCTACTTGTGTTGCTTTTCCTTGCAAATTGCAtgctcttcttctttctttctctatcaTTCCACTCAAAACCTTGCCTTTTCTCTTCCTCATTTCccaaacattttgtttttctttttgggtagCGAAGGAAATTCAAATTAGAGGCATTGGATTAAAATGTGGAGGCTGAAAATCGCGGAGGGAGGCAGTCCATGGCTGAGGACAGTGAACAATCACGTCGGCAGACAGATTTGGGAGTTCGATCCCGACCTCGGATCTCCCGAAGAGATAATGGAGATTGACAAGGCTCGCCACAATTTCACTGATAATCGATTCCAGAGGAAGCACAGCTCAGATCTACTCATGCGCTTGCAGGTTCCCttcccctcttcctatccctTTGTTCTTTGTTTACCTTACTTTTTCTCTGTTTCTTCCATTTCCATCACCCGTGTCGTGTCGTTAATTCCAAAAGGATATTAATGTGTTAGGCAAACGCCATTAAAGCTGCTACTACTTGTCAAAAATGGTTTTAGTTTTTACCATATGCATTTGTTGTTTCTTGATCTTGAAAACCGAATGCTTGCAATGGGTTAGACAATagcaaataattaaatatactaGTATAAGTTTTATTCATGATTTTTTCGAAAAGAATtggttgcttttttttttttttttttggaagcCAAAAGCAAGTAGAAAAGACAAGGATTAGTGGTTAAGGCATTTTCAGCTAGTCAACCAAATCCATGTCACACTACTCAATTGATGCCACTTGAGTAGATGGGTATTTAAGCATCTATTACATTAAAGTCAACAGTAGAAAGCATGGCATGCTATATAGTTATAGTCTTGTAGGGCAGCTATTGGGGGCACCTTTTTTCCCTCTCTTTTAAagaggaaaaatagaaaattagaTTAGCCGCTCGATTTTTTGATGTGGGAACTAGATGACTAGGGTATGGCAATCTTTTGATTCATATTCTTGATAGAAATTAGAGAAAATTGAACTGagaaaaagacaagaaaaaaagaaatcgtTACGCTTCAAACCTTTGGTTCCTTAGGAATTGCACTTAAGATTGATTGCATCACACAACAACAAGAGCAATAATGCTGGGACTTCGTTCATAACAATTTTATATCTCCCGCAGAAAGAGTACATTCATATCCATATAGACTCCTAGCATTCCTAATCTCATTAAAACTATTCCAAACTTTAACTAGAAAGCTAACAAAATTAACTCCAAACAAATTCTGCTAGAGTAAGGAAAACCCAAACTAAGATCCTAATGCAATTTccagaaaaccaaaaaattacGAAGATACCCTTGGCACATAAAAcctaagaaaatagaaaaataaaatacgaCCCTACAACTTTAATTTAAAGAAACATAAATTGAAGACTCAAAAGTAACTAATATAGACTATTCAAGCTCCAACTAAGCTTCTCATCTTTGGATGTGTGAAAATATCCTCTTGGGCATACTTACTAAATACCTTTGGAGGCTGTTGCACCCTGCTCCATAATATTCAATATGTGACCAGTTCACCACTAGTTCTAATAGCTGAAGTCTTATTGGGATAGTTAGAATAAATCATTGACAAAACAAGGCCATATACTTCCTTCAGGGCCATCAATCTACTCCATTTTCAGGAAAAACTGGtgcaataaaattaaatatgaaggatttcttcattttccatgctttgTGATgaaattttctcttcattcaTTTCTATTCCCTgccttttcctttgctttcaTTGATATTGCAATTTCAGCTTGAAATGCTGCCTAACTAGTGAGGGCATTGTTTCTTTGTGATATTCTTTTCTATGGCTTGCAACATTCATAAGCATTGAAGAAATTCTTCTTGTTATTAGGAAAGagatttctcttttcttttttcattttacatTGACATCTATTTTTTGCTTCTTATAATCTTTTCCTATTCTTTTGattagttatttatttatacacCTCTTTTTAATTGAGTAAAACTCATGTGTCACTACCAATaaccctatttttcacttgaaAGTAATATTTGTTATGCCCTTTTTAGGTAGTAGTTGCACTTTTCAGCAGTACTTTTCACATCATTCTAGCAAATGGCTTAGATATTCACCCTTCCTAAACATATTAACATGAAGTAATggcttttacatttttttactaattaaaatttccttttcttggtttataaatttattgatttttgttatgtcctatcaatcataaaataaaaaggtttaatttaGATTTATTACACATTTAGTACCCGCACTATAGTGAAGTTATCAATTTGGTgctgaagtttaaaaatttataattaaggactcaaactttattttctttaaccAGTTTGTGCCTTTGACTATTGGTGTAAAACAAGTAGATGAGATGGCAAAA from the Theobroma cacao cultivar B97-61/B2 chromosome 8, Criollo_cocoa_genome_V2, whole genome shotgun sequence genome contains:
- the LOC18592838 gene encoding uncharacterized protein LOC18592838 — encoded protein: MGKTKKELLSKAPWRGDDQDNSNKFADAKLKVTNQPGSTPKMHVPRPKSADSKFDNDDDDSLEIDPELRYSFQRNFQFLQRVFSIDTVVKPLPPAMAYNVSRNLSFFTRIFTQFFDPEGIANAQKSLGIGQEEKARRVR